The window AGATGGCTTTGAATACCTCAAAGAGAACTGCCCTTCTCTGCAATCTGAGATCTTGAAGACTGTAGCTGGTTGCGAGGAGGATTGTAGCAGTGGCGGTGGGAAGTCTCGAAGTGTCTGGGCCCAGCTATCCGATGGTGGTGATACCAATGGTAGGAGAGTAAGGCAAAGGACATAGTTTTAGATGTAGAAAACTGTTAATTGTTGTACCTTATGATACtgtagaaaataatttttttttcaaggttaTATCATGTCTTCGTGAGTAGCACTTCTGTGGTGAGCGTAAATTGgaatggcaaaaaaaaaaaaaaaaatgtaaactaATGTCTTTCGAAAGTCTTCACTATGAGCTTAAATATATGGGCCGATATGGGCTGACATCTTAGCTTGCTAATTTTGCGAGGATGGGTCgttttccaatcatcataaccTTGGATCGGATCGACTATGGAAGATGGTTTAGGTGTGGTTGACCCGAGTTTGATGCTCGTAGAGTTACAAGTTCCCTCCTATTAGCATGCCTTGTAAGGTGCCTGCCAGCAACAGCTAACTTGATGGTAATCTCCTATATAGTATTCGACATGTTGGCTTATgcttttctagtcaagaaatgagcAAGCAGCATTGCCTGGTATATATCAAATAGCGAGCTAACGTACGTATTGTGCAACTAATCCAGGCGTGCATGTGTATATGGACGACAGATATATGTATACACATACTCATCCAGACTGGATACGCACATTgtttaaacaaaaaagaaaaaaatgactaaTTGTTTATTTAGTGACTTTTCCTCGGCCATTGATGTGTCATCATACAATTGGTTCAAGCTGTGAACGACGCAATTATTGAAGAAAATGGTGAGGAAGATTATTTTAAATTGAAGGGCGTGACTAATTTTCACCATTGCCCCCTCTTAACTGACATTTTCATAGCACGTGAAGGATTAAACCATGCCGCGGAAGCATATTTGCACGCATAAAGATACGTGTGAAAAGAGGAGTTTAACAATCGTGAAGTACATTTGATACGGGGAGTTTAATAATCGTGTGAGAAGAGGAGTTTAATAATCGTGAAATACATTTGACTCTCGTATTTAGATCGACATAAAATCTAAGCAGAGTTGattttataacaaaacaatACCAAAACACCCCATATACAGTCAATATGACTTGATAATTAAAAAGCTACTAAAGGAAAAAGATCAcaacttttttttattggaagATGGCTAAATAAATATACTCATGAAGAAAATGGCCTCTCTGGCCCCCTAGATTCCTGGGCATGGTTGTCAAAAGATTTAATGAGgatcccttctttctttctttctttctttatttacttTGCTTCTTTGGGTTGAAAAAGAGCATAAAAAGACAGCACTGTCTTGGTAATATAATACATGAAAATTTGTCATTGTCAATGGTATTTTTTGGCACTGTCAAGTAATACAAAAGATAacaaataattatttaaaaatgcaAAATGGgtatttcacaaaaataaaatcGATATTTCATAGTGAATTACTCACATGGCGAATCATGAATGATTTTTCATAGTACCATAAATAGTATAGTATGACTCGTATAATACAGGAAAGTAGTTAAGCATCAAGGATTTACTTTCcattcattttccaattatGTTATAAGGGGAAGTTAAATCCCAAGCATTGGATGCTCATATGTAGTTTGACTACTTGCAGGTAATCTAGAAAAAGAGGTATTTTGTACCATGATTTGTCTTTATTTTCCAgttgtttatgaaaaaaaaaattggcttaTTCCTCAATTTGCTGTTCATTTCACAGTCTACTTTCAAAGAGCAATTCTAACCTTATGAGTGACACATTTAGGTAATGGTCACTTACTCTTTAAAGTTTTGAACCATCTAAAACTGTTaaacaaattttgaaactaaccCAACATcttcttatttgtttttttttttttcaacacggGGTGTCCGGGCTttcggcccgactaatcccctacGCTTGTGCACCCAACATGTTCTTATCGACCAGTGCAAGATAGTACTTAATACAGGAATAAGCTTAACTTAGAAtaaaatgatttcaaaatacCACATTAACATGTAGCATTTAAACGAGGAGGATTAGAGGCATAACTCTACTATTATACACTTCTTGTAAACACAAGGTCCAATCTGAGCCTAGAATTTTCTGGGCTCTCTCaccaaaatagaaaaataacaatcctTATTTAGATAATTTTTAAGCACTACAAATTTTATTCAGCAGGCAGACGTAAAAGCAAAGTGAGAAAGGATTTACGAGGACGAGACAGTTTATACTATTAGTATTTGTTTGTAAATAAATTATTGCAAATGCACACTTATAACTCAAAATGTATAAATCAGCGTTGAAAAAACAAAGTACAAATGAGTCGTAAAATATACAAGTGAGACTTGGAAAATGAGGAAAACAAAGTGGAGTTTTGACTCTATGCCGGATCCTTTTAGGCTGGCAAAATGAACCAGGTCTGGCCTTGGATCCGGTTTCTATGCACCAGGTGTGGGTTTGAGGGCAAATCTTTGCTAAACGGTCAGAATTTTTTTGATACCCTTTCGCATGCCAAACTGGTGGTTATTTTGACATCAAAAGCTAATTGTTTTCATAAGACATGATTGCTGACTTGAGCAATTGCAGAGACCCAAATCTTGACCACATTAGCTTGATCCAATCTGGAATTGGCAATGGATCCGAATTCTCTGCGCTTGCACTTGCACAACCGCAGAGAACATTCAACGGCAGAGATCAGTTGAAGAGAACAACCTGATCTCTCCCCGACTATTATTGGCCGTTAATGGTATGGTTGCACCTACAATCACATCATACGCATTTGATTGAGAAGGGTGGTTGTTGGCTACGTTTTTTGAGCTTGAAAGAGCAAAAATTAAAGCAATGAAACAGACAAATTATCTAATTTTAAGGCTCATACACAAGTTTATCTGCAGCCAAAAAATAGTAGGAGCACTATCTTGTAGCGTCGCAGATGCTTATTGCTCAGCTGGTGAACCAAGAACTTTTTTTGAGCAGACAGTTTTCCAAACATGAGTAGAAAAAGTTTTCAGTACCATCTTTTAACCAAACAAAAAGTGAACATGGCTGACAATCCCTGGAGTGGCAAGGAAGAAGGCCATTACAATGTCTAAACTGGTTCTAATGAATGTAAATATTTCGTCTTTACTTCACAACGACAATAACAGTAACAATGAAGCAGTCAAATGCATTAAAAATGCAAGAGACTTCCTAGACTTTAGAAAGAAGCCCAGATAGAAGATTATCCAGCAAAGAGAACCACACCCAGTCTCGATCTGAGAAGACAATATGGTGCAATTTTGTCTGTAGTCCAAAAGCCAAAATTGTCACCAAGAAGTGCCCCAACTGCATCTTTCAGCATGGAGTTGTTCTTTCCCGTACTCTCCCTTGGGACCAAAGCAGTTCGATGCTAGTAAAAAATCTGGCCGTGAGAAGATCATGTTGTTTGAGTTGAATGCATCATCATTTCCACAGAACTGTGTTGGGACCATTTCTTCTGCTTCTTGTTTAACTTTGCCTCCTTCATAATTACACAAGAGTCACGGTCAAGCCAAGGCAGCTGGAAGTGTTAATCTGGAGATCAACTCAATTATCACACgaacaaattaacaaaattcataCCTGGTGTATTCTCAAGTGACTGAAGTTCATCCATTGAGCTTCTGCTGATGGGGGTGTATTCACTCAACACTGATGCAGCAGAGTGGCCTCGAGGAGATATGGGGTCACCATATGCTTCCCATTCTGCCTCATGAAGATCCTGCAGTGAGTTATCCATTACTTCTCCCTGAGCCATGGACACACTAGACATATGCTGGCACGAACTGCTCTTGAAGTTTTTCAGAGATTGCGATTCATAAAGTACAGCGTCTAACAGGCCACTATTTCGAGGCGAGAGACTACCTGATTGGGTGTGCTCAGTTGGGGGAGACTGGATTAAAGTATCCACAGACTCAAGGGAAGGCAGTGGGGAAGAAGGTGAGCCCCAACTACCAATCTGGGTTTGGAGTGAAGGGAGCTCCAGCTTCATTGCCCATGAGGGCTCCGAGGAGGAGGGGTTGCCATTTAGAAGGGCATGGCTGCCAGGAAGTACACAGGATGTTGAATGGTTGTCTGAAGTTAGATTCTGATCATATGCAGAGGTGATCCCAAATGATTGAAGACTCTGTGCAGAACCATCATTGTGATATTTACTGCAATTTGTGAAGGCACCAGTAAAACTGGTAGCCAAGCCAGGGAACAAGGACTCAGATTGTCGAAGACGTTTTGTTGGATGGACTGCTGATAGCAAAGTTTTGCCGCCATAGGAAGAATGAAGACCTTGGGCCAGCAGGCTACTAGCAGGAATATCAAGCAAACCACGACCTGGAACATCGAGAAGTGGTGATGGATACAACTGGtgattgagttccaaatttttgAATTCTACAGCTGGAATCTCAAAGCTGTTAATTGGTAAGAGATCAGGATGTTGTGTCTCCACCGACGAGAAACTAGATAGATTCTCACTTTGTTTGCTCTCGCTCAAAGCTTGCAAACAGATATCAGGAGGATAGATTGGCAAGCCAGCACGCTGTCGTCTCTTGATTCTAGTATTCCAATAGTTTTTTATCTCATTATCTGTACGGCCAGGTAACTGAAAGAAAATACAACATTAAAACAGAAAGAGCAGGCATATGAATAAGCACAAAGATTAACACAATGGCAAGATCCAAATATACTATCCATTCCGTAAATGTGAAGAAAACCACACCCTttgctagtatgggatgcattCAAAAAACGTTAAAAAAGAACTCCAGGATTCAACATTTTTACATGGAAGAGAAAAGTCAATGGAAACATCTGTATTCTGACTTCTGACTTCTAGAGGGAAAACGAATTGAGCAGACAGTAGAGAAGTAGACTCCTTATTCCATGATAAGTCCTGAAATTAATAAAGCAACATTACATTGCTGACCATTACTAAAGGCATTTACAGGGACTTCAGACTAAATTCTGCCACAATACAGGCTTGGGAATATAGAAGCTTGGATTTGCTCAGTATTTTACGCTATAGTTCTACCTGACAAAAATTATATGCATTTCCTTATCACCCCTGTATGAAACCATGCATAAAGGGAGGGTAGGGGGCCTTTAAAAGTTGAAGCAGCAGAAAAGCTCTCAAAATCCACAAATAAGATTGAACTTTATAACCATTCTTCAGCCATAGTCCAACACAGAAAAGTTTTGGAAACATCACTTCTTAGATCATGCTCACAGAAAGTACTTGTAATTtgctcaaaccctaacttttctgcacccccaaaaaaaaaactattggcACTGAAGTTGCCGTGACGTAAAATAGAAAGAGGTAGAGAATTAAATGCAACAGAGTCGGTATTTTAAAATGGCACGCTTAATTACAGAAAGTAAATAAAGAGACAGATTGAGGCATACCTCAGCAGCCATTCTTGCCCATTTGTTTCCCATTTTAGCATGGAGTTCAATGATACGCCGCTCCTCCTCAGGAGTGAACGCACCCTTTTTCAGATCTGGCCTCAGGTGATTTGCCCATCTTAAACGACAACTCTTTCCACAGCGGGCAAGTCCTGAATGCTTCTGGACTGCATTCCAGTTCCCCTCTCCATGCTTAGTCACATACTCAACCAAAATTGCATCTTCTGCAGAAGTCCAGGGACCTTTCTTCAGAGGACCATTCACTCCGAAGTTCCCTCCACCACTAGTTTCTTCAATGGATGGTGAACCTATGGCACCTTTAGGCACCATCCGGTCTTCACTTTCACTTGTCATACTCATGTCCTGTCAATAAAAATCAAAGTGTGTACGGCGCATGATGAATAATGCATTTCGGTTGGAATACGTAAGCACATACATAGAAAAGAAAAcgacaaaaaaaatgaaggacaCAGCTCAGAAAGGTGAGCTCATATAACGGAGGCTAAAGGTTgatatataaataataaaaaataactaacaaaattgaaaatagacAACATTATGAAGAAAGGTTTGATTCAAAGAAGTAGATGACAACAACCACAGTAATTCAAATGCTTCAAACTTAACATTTTTATCTTCAAAAGCTAGCCTATCACCTTCAAATATCCTAAATCCCATCCATTTGGTAGCATGATTCGATAAATGCAATCATATCCAATTGCAGAGGTCAAAACCACTGAAAAATACAGAGGAATggatattatataattattgcCGATACAATAAGCACAATAAATTGGCTGACGAAGAAACAGAACACGTCATTTCCTTTACCTTTAAACCAATTATCATTTCTTGAAAACACCAATAAAAATCACTTTGAGGTCACAATACAAAGTATCCTCCAGATACCTTTATCGATCATAGAGCTAAATTACTATTTTTATTTGGCGAACCAATAGATGGGAATAATATCAAATTATCAGATTGGACAATGAAGACCACATATAGGAGCAGACAATAAACAGACACAACCAATGGCGCAACATTTGCGGCCAACGAATGAACTCATGCGAGTAATTTATGTCACCAGCAAAAATTTCATAAGAAGAGATAGAAGAGTACAGAATAAACCCATCGTTTATCGAACAAACTTAATCAGCAGCATCCTTTACTGGTATCAAACAAAAGAATGCAGACTATCAAGGAAGGGAGAGATACATCTAGCATCTCTGAAGCACTCAGTAAGCTCAATTACCTGTTCGTATTCCTAGATAATAAGGAGTATATACTATCCTCAATCACCAAGTTACAGATGCACATATTTCTTCCCACGAAAATAATCAGAACGGATACAACTTAAAATTCCCTACAGAACATGATGAAATACAGCGGCAAATATCTGAATACAATCCATCTAAAACTTTGGTAAATACGAAGAACTTTTTCTTAGCTCAATTGGTTTGGCAGTAACTTTAATAATTCCTAGATCCATCAATATGAACCATCAAATCATCcagataaattaaataaaaataaaaatttaacagATCAAATATGAATAATCCACTGCATGCAGCAGGAGCAATCAATAGctctcaaaaattaaaaaataaataaataaataaattccaaCAAGTTCCAGTAACAATAAtaccattttcttccatttctacCATACAGCCAATACACATGCAAGATTATAAGCAATTACAATTTTACTAACATTAAAATAACCCGTTAATTCAATTGATTTGATTAATCATTTTACCTCAACGAAGAAGACTGCTGAAGCTGCAATGCACCCTTTGGAGCAAGTGATCACTGATCAGTCCCTCAGGCaacaaaaatgtcaaaaaaaatATGACACTAAAACCATCAGATTTCAACAATAGCAAGCCCAGAAAAACTAACAACAAATCCTTAAACCTCCCCAGAAATTGAGCAACGAAAACGACTACAGAATATTCCTCCTTGACATGAAAACCAAGCCCACACCCTGATTCACGTAACCAGGGATTTAATCAAAATCCCACGAATCATTCACAAATAAAACTCAAAACCCAGCTGACAAAAGCTACAAAAATGCGAACCCaccaaccaaaaacaaaaaaaaaaaaatgccgcCTAACACGATATGGGCTcttcaaaaatggaaaatataGCAACGCTTTTGTGATCAGTGAACAAGGAGGCAGAAAATTACAAGATCCACCTAAAAGAAATgcagagagatagagagagaaagCAAGAAAGAGAAAGCGGAGAgcgaaagaaagagagaggaaTAGCGGTGTCAGCTGATTATggaattttggaaaagaaagccgaaatggaaaagaaagaaagaaagcggaaaaagagagagagagagaagtagTAGTAAAGATTAAATAGATGGCTAATGAAGAGGGAAGTTAGCTGAGAAAGATCTGGGCTAAGAAACACCTCACTCACTAATTAATTCACTCATTAGCCTAATTTAATTCTTCCAAGTTTAATTAATTAGCAAGTATTCTAATAGTGACAAATTTGAGGAATAATTAAAACTTTACccgaaattttttattaaaaaaatgggaCCGACTTGCATGATGATCTTGTTGCTCAATTTGGCTCATGCCTAAATAagattttttctaatttttttttaattcatcaTGTTTCCAGAAAGAGTATAAAATTGTTTCTCTCACACACAGTACACGCAGTGAGAGattgggagagagagagagagagaagggataATTAGTAGTGCTAGCTGAATATTGAGATTGTTATTTATGAGGGAACAAGATTGGAGATTTGACTTTGGTTTGAGGCCGGGGTATAATTAATGGTGATTAGTTTATGTTTAAGCTGGAGTAGTATTTGggaaattatcaaattaaaaatGATTTGAGGTGGTGAGTAAAGTCCTTGGGGGTCTTTGGACTGGCAAACATGGAACAAAGTACAGGTATGGAAAGTGCAATTCAGAGGTTTTTACATGGAAAATGTGTTCAACACTTCTTCTTGCTGATATGATGGCATTGTTTGTGTTGGCTTTTATTTTTGTACTTACCCTTTTAATGATATGTCACTTCCTTATATTTTTGTACTAACCAATAGAATAGTAACTCCATTTTGCCTATAgcaaaaaagacaaaaacatTTCAAGTAACATCAAAGCTTGTATCATTTAAGCCAAATTGCacattctatttttcttttccattatgTGGGTAAGGACATTTGCAACTTGCAAATTGATGTGAGGTTACTTTGACTGTGCTTGTAAAATCTTGTAAAATCTTTTTCATTTGGTGGTGGGGACTAGGATGGTGGGGTTTCTTGGATTTGAGATGTGAACAAGATATTTTGGTGAATTGGTCAAATTGTGTTTGAAGTTTGAGGCCATTGGAAATCTTTGACAGACAAAGTGAGGCAAGTCCATGGACTTCTGCAACTTACAGGAGGAGCTGGTGAAGTGTGGAAGTCTACTtggtatatatgtgtatatgtatatgtgtgtatatatatatattttattgtaACATGTGCTGATATACAGCTAGGATAGAGTGTTGCAGCATCCCATTCCTCCTAATATATCTTCAATTACAaaattgaacttcttgtttttgattTCTTGCTTATCTCAAGAtttaagccaaaaaaaaaaaacccataatcctcactaaaattttttttaaaaaaattatttattatggAATGTAAGCTATGATGGGATTAATTAGTACAAGTTTGTGTTATAAAATCAAGGATGAGAATTGAAGAATTCTTCTACCTATAGTTTATAGTGATTTAATTGTTCCTTAATTAATTAGTAAAAATTTCTTTGGTTAGTGATAGGAAAAGTACCAAATATGGTCATGCATTTATTGAAGAGGTGCTTATGATCTGTCTCTATGTCTAGAAGAAATTAATCAATCCAATCATTAGCCACAACACCTCACTCCATATCTAAATTTGAACTTTAATTTATTTGGCTCAGATAAAATTGATTGTCAGCCTTTGGGATGCATTAATTTGAAGGTGAGATCTATCTGCATTAAGTCTAATCTTCAATGAACATGAAATCCCTTAAATATCGAGctagatttttcttttcttttttttagttttatcttatATATGTAGCATGGTTAGATTAGTATCTAAACTGCATGTTTAAAGAttcttcaaattttattttataaccTTGAACAATAGAAAAAAGCTGCACATTTTCTTAAGAAAGCAGATTTGCCATTGAAATTTTACATGTGATAAAAGtgcaccaaaaataaaaaagaccAAGTTTGTGTACATTATGTATTTACGTGTGTACACAATAAAAGTACAAAAGTTTCATCTAATAGAAAAATGCAACCATTGATTTGGTTTAATGGCCCAATAATGACCTCCTGGGCTGATTTGTGGAGGGGGCATAGTGATAGATTTatcttatcaattttttttttttgggaaatgtTACTTGCACTCCTATCATTTGTTTAATCATGTAgtctaataaaataaaaattatatgattAAATTGACAGTGAaagtatcaataacaaaaatGGGAGTGCAGATAatatttatcttcttttttttgaggTTTAATTTGTGAGTGTGTTTTTAGtacactgtcaatgtataatttttttacaCTAACAGATTTAGATTATACCAcataatataaatttaaatttaaaattcaaatcatgcGCATATATCATACGTTCGTAGTTGCTAGTATAAGAAATTCACTATATTGTAAGCACATAAAAAGTTAATCCTTAATTTATATGTAAACGATTCAAATTATCTCGCGTTTGACTTGATACAAGTCCATTTAAATTTGCCTCGAACATAATTAAATTAGGATAACTTTTTTATACATTGTCAATGTAAGAATTAACTTTTTATACACTGATAGTATAGCGATTAAATTCATATTAACCATTGAAGGTACTATTGCAGCCTCTGGAGAGAACCACTGTCGCCCACCCATCAATTTTGCCCTTTCATTAACCTTTCGAGAATTTAGGAAAATTGTTGTTGCATGAGGAGTGAGGACACCAATTTTGCCTTTCCATCAACCCTTCGAACATTAAGGAAAACTGTTGTTGCATGAATATGGTTTGCTATATTTGCACGCTTTAAACTCCGTGAACGACTCCTTGAAATAATGTGCATCCATGCCCATCGTGATTCATTGATCTCTATACCCTTGTTGAGATGATTGTTGAAATTAGAGCAAATTGCTTGGTTATCCACTAAACTTTTGAAATGGTATAGTTTTGATCATTCAATTTTTAAAAGTATGATGTTATAAATTCAACTTCtagttatgtgtatattttgagtTACTCCGTTTATTTTCACTGTCAAATCTATTTTTAAAATGGTATATTTTGATTCGTGTGAGTCTTTAGATAAGGCAAATTTGACGATGAAAATAAATTGAATAGCCAAATTAAAATTAGAGCAAATAACCAAATTGAAATGGTATAGTTTAGATCATTCAATTTCTAAAAGTATGATGTTATAAACTCAGCTTCTAGGTGTGCatattttgattcatattgtCTATTTTAACGGTCAAATTTGCCTCTGAATTATGTCTCGTGATTCGTGCGAGTCATTAAATGTGGTGGACTTGACGTAAAAATAGATCAAGCAGTCCAAAATATAAACCGAGTGggtaattttatggattaactTTTTATATACTAACagtgtggttttttttttttttttttacactagcaCTAATAGTTTTGAATATATACCATTtgtgcatgatttgaattttaaatttgaattcatattaCGTGGCATGATCTAGATCAACTGGTGTAAAAAATATTATACATTGACAGTGCGTAAAAAAGTTATCCTAATTTTATACTCCTAAAAGTTGAGTGACGAAAAATACACCATTTCAAAAGTTTAGTGGCCAATCGGGCAATTTGGTCTTGAAATTATTAGCCCATTAGAATATCTCATgtcaaagaaaaaataaatttcattGAACAATTGGAGTATCTTAtgtgaagagaaaaagaaatcatTAAACTATTGCACTACGTCAAACCATGCAACTTGACTTGAGGGatatttcttggaaattgcttaaTTTATGTCATAGTCAAGCCCACATTCTTTCCATTGGTTACTTGTTATGCAGAAACTTAGATGATGCAATCATGCAaccattgcattttttttttttaccttccaTATATTTTTAAAGACAATTGGCATAACAATTCACTTTCTTCTTGAtgcattctttcctttttttttttttcccaaagaaGAACAATTACGGATTATATAAGCATCTAGTAAttttttctcttgctttttTGAAGTGGGTATTAATCAGAAAGGGCAAAAAAATCACTTGTGATTTAGGAAGGCATCTTGCAATAACAATTATATCGAATCTGTTAAATTAAAGTTGATCCTTATATTTTATTCGGCAAATTCCCTTCCAGTTTTTGCCATCATTTATTACATCATTGAAAAATATGAAGTAGCAATTTCGGCAAATTTTTGACCTAAAATTCCAGTCCTAGAATACAAAAATCGTTATTTGATAATGATGTTGAAATATCTAATGTGGAATTTTAATTCATCAAAGGCCTGAAAACAGATATGAAACTGGTTTACCCTACTTAATAAATTTGTTTTATCCCCTATTCGTTTCTTAAATCTTACCCCCTccctattaattttttttttaaaaaaaatataattccACTGTAAAAAACCATCACTAGTTAAAAGATTCAGAAGGCCAAATAAGAAAACAAGTATTAATTAATCtcagaaaatgtgaaaaaaaaagaaaggaattagAAATCTTTTATGGTAAACTTCTGTAGAAATTCAACAAGCAAAAAGCCAAAAACCAAGAACAGAAAATAAGAAATGACGTTTCCAAAGGTGCCCTCAAATTTCGTGTTATCCGAAATCTCCATCCCTGCATGTAATGTAAGCCACGTGTATTACCGCATATGCTAAGATCAGCAATGGCACCACCATGTTCAAAACTCCACACACATATAAGAAAGTTCTGACACAAACAATTTGGCCAATTTGCcaatttgctttcttttctaactgtccaaaaattgaacaaaaaaatttcaagaaaaaaaaaaaaatcagaccaTATGGAAATTATAGTAAATACTGAGTCTCTTTCCTATGTTAAGCTTCTTCCTAAACCTTTATCTCCAGCTGTAGTATTCCCATCTAGAGCTAATGTTTTGTCCCATAATTTTAATTGTTTGCCTAGAAAGCTGCAATGTAGTGCTAAGCAGTTGAGAAACTGGGGAGCCATTTATGCTTCTGGAGCTGATAGCAGTTCAACAAATGTTGTTGAGAAATGGATTCTTGAACCTATAGGTTAGTAATCTATCGTCCCTTTTGGTTTTTTGTTCAGTGATCAAGGCAATTTAGCACAGGCAATCATTGAAATTATTGTTCTAGATGATGAAATCATATGCTGAAGAGTAATTGATGAA is drawn from Coffea arabica cultivar ET-39 chromosome 1c, Coffea Arabica ET-39 HiFi, whole genome shotgun sequence and contains these coding sequences:
- the LOC140035008 gene encoding transcription factor GAMYB-like, which codes for MSMTSESEDRMVPKGAIGSPSIEETSGGGNFGVNGPLKKGPWTSAEDAILVEYVTKHGEGNWNAVQKHSGLARCGKSCRLRWANHLRPDLKKGAFTPEEERRIIELHAKMGNKWARMAAELPGRTDNEIKNYWNTRIKRRQRAGLPIYPPDICLQALSESKQSENLSSFSSVETQHPDLLPINSFEIPAVEFKNLELNHQLYPSPLLDVPGRGLLDIPASSLLAQGLHSSYGGKTLLSAVHPTKRLRQSESLFPGLATSFTGAFTNCSKYHNDGSAQSLQSFGITSAYDQNLTSDNHSTSCVLPGSHALLNGNPSSSEPSWAMKLELPSLQTQIGSWGSPSSPLPSLESVDTLIQSPPTEHTQSGSLSPRNSGLLDAVLYESQSLKNFKSSSCQHMSSVSMAQGEVMDNSLQDLHEAEWEAYGDPISPRGHSAASVLSEYTPISRSSMDELQSLENTPGGKVKQEAEEMVPTQFCGNDDAFNSNNMIFSRPDFLLASNCFGPKGEYGKEQLHAERCSWGTSW